Proteins from a single region of Mytilus trossulus isolate FHL-02 chromosome 2, PNRI_Mtr1.1.1.hap1, whole genome shotgun sequence:
- the LOC134706506 gene encoding zonadhesin-like, protein MGQVTVLLVASLIAVYVKSTEGVCTGSYYDTCSKYVYTKDKYTTACGWWGRCTKYKQSKKTEYYRCKKKCPTVHGGWSSYGNWETWGSCSKTCGSGTQSSRSLRYCNNPSPKNGGNGCSGSSSKSKSRSCNTNKCPINGQWTKWNSWSNYGPCSASCGSGKQSRTKTRTCSKPYPNYGGKTCLGESTMTSSQTCNTSPCPVDGKWGAFSKWSDWGSCSVTCGQGVKTRSRSRSCDNPEPKYGGMSCAGQSVTVDSQQCTEVHCPVDGGWTDFLSWSTWTTCSETCGFGEQKSSRTRLCKNPEAEFGGKQCPGESTEERTQQCNIQDCPGYCECSTVSDTHYRTFDGQWIDFMGSCHYLMAKTAPDDIACQFSVVVINKAASQTSELPYSRTIEFAIKDYKILLLPDKVVLVDGTKISLPYNTKDNSVNIFVSGRYVRVQTNCDVILEWDGSKNLELAALDTFAKRMTGICGDCDGIRNEFSVTNDSKPTDEVLLIGKKVEQFALAEEAKEAGDTCGVLSEIPATTGAMNEIAKAPEYCGYLILKENGTSPFQECLESATIQTDKHYNMCVSDVSLYYNTNNNDLGKAVCANLESFALRCAEESFAVNWRTDSFCPLSCGINEVYSDHVSGCQANCVNRDSDKTCELPFTEGCACEEGYILSGKECVKSEDCGCSSDVGYIGLGDEVLSADCTKNYKCIRINGTGTLIEETTAKCHENAVCQPNAEGDLLCRCKLEYEGDGIVECKPKEKDCTSTKSGTSYKGKTSITESGISCQAWADKSPHKHKFDVKLSDQSNYCRNPDGSDRPWCYTIDKTKRWEYCDIPKCDIKECKPDKKGTDYEGHKSITTSGIECQTWGASEPHKHSFTKKLAKDKNYCRNPDGSKEPWCYTSDPNKRWEYCAIPLCEIKQCKEDVKGSDYNGNQNTTTSGKICQAWGSQEPHRHGISRLAAEINYCRNPDGSSKPWCYTLEKETRWEYCDIPLC, encoded by the exons ATGGGACAGGTAACGGTTCTTCTTGTAGCATCGTTAATAGCTGTTTATGTAAAATCTACTGAGGG agTATGCACCGGGTCTTATTATGATACTTGtagcaaatatgtttatactaAGGATAAATATACAACTGCTTGTGGATGGTGGGGTAGATGTACAAAATACAA ACAATCGAAGAAAACAGAATATTACCGATGCAAAAAGAAATGTCCAACAG ttCATGGTGGATGGAGTTCCTATGGTAACTGGGAAACATGGGGTAGTTGTTCAAAGACATGTGGAAGTGGTACACAGTCTTCACGGAGCCTGAGGTACTGTAATAATCCTTCACCGAAAAATGGTGGAAATGGTTGTTCTGGATCTAGCAGTAAATCAAAAAGCAGATCATGTAATACAAACAAATGTCCCA taaatggGCAATGGACAAAATGGAATTCTTGGTCGAATTATGGTCCGTGTTCTGCAAGCTGCGGTTCGGGAAAACAATCTAGGACAAAAACAAGAACTTGCAGTAAACCGTATCCGAATTATGGTGGCAAGACGTGTCTGGGAGAGTCCACAATGACTTCCTCACAGACATGTAATACAAGTCCCTGTCCAG TTGATGGAAAATGGGGCGCTTTCTCAAAATGGAGTGATTGGGGAAGTTGTTCTGTTACCTGTGGTCAAGGTGTAAAAACGAGATCTCGTTCAAGATCATGTGACAACCCTGAACCAAAATATGGTGGAATGTCATGTGCAGGACAATCAGTCACAGTTGACTCACAGCAGTGCACGGAAGTACATTGTCCAG TTGATGGTGGTTGGACAGATTTCTTGTCATGGTCGACCTGGACAACGTGTTCAGAAACATGTGGTTTTGGTGAACAGAAAAGTTCCCGCACGAGATTATGCAAAAATCCTGAAGCTGAGTTTGGTGGAAAACAATGTCCTGGTGAAAGCACAGAAGAAAGAACACAGCAGTGCAACATACAGGATTGTCCTG GTTACTGTGAATGTAGCACAGTTAGTGACACTCATTACAGAACGTTTGATGGACAATGGATAGATTTTATGGGCTCCTGTCATTATCTTATGGCCAAGACAGCTCCAGACGATATTGCTTGTCAATTCTCTGTCGTCGTCATCAATAAGGCGGCTAGTCAAACTTCAGAGCTTCCTTATTCACGTACCATAGaatttgcaataaaagattaCAAGATTCTTCTTCTTCCAGACAAAGTGGTTTTG GTTGATGGTACCAAGATCAGTTTACCATACAATACGAAAGACAATTCAGTTAATATATTTGTAAGCGGACGTTATGTGCGGGTACAAACCAACTGTGACGTTATTTTAGAATGGGATGGGTCAAAGAATCTTGAACTTGCAGCACTTGACACCTTTGCAAAACGTATGACAGGTATATGTGGAGATTGTGATGGAATCAGAAATGAATTTAGTGTCACAAATGACAGTAAACCAACAGATGAGGTTTTACTAATTGGAAAAAAAGTTGAACAATTTGCACTCGCAGAAGAAGCAAAAGAAGCTGGTGACAC ATGTGGAGTTTTGTCTGAAATACCGGCAACCACCGGTGCCATGAATGAAATTGCAAAAGCCCCAGAATATTGTGGGTATctgattttgaaagaaaatggtACCAGTCCTTTTCAAGAGTGTCTTGAAAGTGCAACTAtacaaacagataaacattACAACATGTGTGTTTCTGATGTATCATTATATTACAACACAAATAATAATGATCTAGGGAAAGCAGTTTGTGCCAACTTGGAATCGTTTGCCCTTCGTTGTGCAGAAGAATCTTTTGCAGTAAACTGGAGAACTGATTCATTTTGTC CTTTATCCTGTGGTATCAATGAAGTATACTCAGATCATGTGAGTGGCTGCCAAGCTAACTGTGTCAACCGGGACAGTGATAAAACATGTGAATTACCATTTACTGAAGGCTGTGCTTGTGAAGAAGGATACATACTTAGTGGAAAAGAATGTGTTAAGTCTGAGGATTGTGGTTGCAGTAGTGATGTGGGGTATATTGGT CTTGGCGATGAAGTTTTATCAGCTGACtgtacaaaaaattacaaatgtatccGTATCAACGGAACAGGAACTCTTATTGAAGAAACCACAGCTAAATGTCACGAGAATGCAGTCTGTCAGCCGAATGCTGAGGGAGATCTTTTATGTAGATGTAAACTTGAGTATGAAGGAGATGGAATCGTTGAATGCAAAC CTAAAGAAAAAGACTGCACCTCGACAAAAAGTGGAACTAGTTACAAAGGCAAAACCAGCATTACAGAGTCCGGCATTTCCTGTCAAGCATGGGCAGACAAAAGTCCGCACAAACACAAATTTGACGTTAAACTAAGTGACCAATCAAATTACTGTAGAAATCCTGACGGTTCTGATAGACCTTGGTGTTACACCATAGACAAAACAAAGAGATGGGAATATTGTGACATCCCAAAATGCG ACATTAAAGAATGCAAACCTGACAAGAAAGGAACAGATTATGAAGGTCACAAGTCAATTACAACTTCCGGAATAGAATGCCAGACTTGGGGAGCATCTGAACCTCATAAACACAGTTTTACGAAGAAACTCGCTAAGGATAAAAATTACTGCCGTAATCCTGATGGATCCAAAGAGCCATGGTGTTATACATCTGATCCGAATAAACGTTGGGAATATTGTGCCATTCCACTTTGTG